TGAGCAAAATCACTCCCAGCTTGATAACCACATTTTCCATGTGGGGTGTCTTTTTTTGGGGCTTTTCTGAGTGTCTAAATCATTTCCTTTTGCTTTCAATGAATCCCATAAGGTTCTCATTAAGAAAAAAGTCATTTTTGAGTTGAAATAAATCAGATATGTAAAGAAAATTGTGATACCATTTTCTGAGGAAATTATTCAAACTAGATCTGGGTTTGTCAGCTGGGTATCCaccaaaaaatagtaaataatctAGAAAATTCTTTGAGATGCGTGCTGGTGCACTAAAAAGAATTCCCTGTGCCAACATAATGTTGCCTTGGCAACTCAGCAGCCAACCACCACCTATGTATTGCACCAATTTCCATGAGTTGCAGTAATCCCCTTGTGTCACTTAGCATGTGGAACTTTTTCATGCACATAAAACCAGCACCGGTAAGGTAACTCAAATATTGTATGACATCTTCAATAATCTCTCATATCCCAAACAAAAAGAAGGCCTTCAAAACTTATTTTGGGTTACCTCTTAAACTATCCTAGCTTGTTAAAACAAATGATTGTTTGCTTTTGGTGTCTgttcggggggggggggggggggggggtggtcaTTTTGTTTTTTAAGCCACCACATGGAGCCCCCACCTTGCACTGCCCCCATCcccgaaaaaggaaaaggaaagggGAAGAAAAACGCCACCTGACAAACTGGTCAAATGCTCTGGAAATACTTTTTTCTCCCTGATTTTGATGCCCTCATTAACAGAAATCCTCAGAAGACTTATATTACTATAAAAATCTTGTGTGAATTCTAGCAGTGTAAAAATTAACTTGCGCTGTCATTCTGGCACATTTATGTAGTCTTCATTTCACTGGGATTAATTTGGAGTTGTAGGCTTATAGCTGCCTTCTCTCCCTCCCCCCTAAGGTTGGTGCTGCCTCTGTGCTGCCACTCCAGTGTACCTCTTTCTGTTGTGGGATTCGCTTCTTTTGTTTTTCGTGAATGTTCTGTTATTTCCCGATGTCTGTATACATTGGTACTTTGATTCTTTATCTTGCTAACCTTCAGTTTGAAATTTAATTATAGGTTGTGAAGTCCACCTGTCTAAGAATCATTATTTCACTTTCACTATTGATATACAAATGATAAATGAAAATTATAGTTGCTTCAATCAGATTTTAATGCCTTTTTGGATGGAATATGTTGAAGAATTATTATGGTTCTGAATTCTTTTTAGGGCACCAATATTCCATTATACTGTGTTCTATATGGATGTGTCAATGCATGTCAGTAGAGTTACTGATAGATTTCGTGCAGTTAGGTCAATAATAATAGCTAGAATAGATATAATAGATCTTTCTTCCAATTTGTTCCAGAATCTATTTTCTTTTGGGGAAGTTGTGTTTGGATGGAGTACTATATTTTGTGCAGACTTTGTTCACCCATGATTTGTTTATTATCCATTGTCAATATTACTTTTAGAATAAGTAGAACTACTGTTATTGTTACTCTTATTATTTAACTATTGTTATTACTATTTTGTTATTATAAGTATTGTTATAGTTGTTGCTTCTAATAGTAGTCAGAAGATTATTGAAACAGTTGTCTTAGCTGTTGATCATTTATTATGGTCTTATAAATTGGAATTGTAAATTTTGCAGAATTATTTAAGTTTATAGCCCTTCTAAATAATTAATATCTCCATAGTCCATCCACATTGTTACTTCGTATGGTTGTGTCCGTAAAGAGCATGGCAATTGACTTTTCTTTTTGATGGAATACTTCATCTTACTAAAATTTCATTCATCCAATTTTCTGTCAGAAATAAGGATAAGATAGTGAAGAGTGGCGCTGTCCCCCATCTCATAGAACTCCTGAGATCTGAGATCAGCAGCCTAAGAGAGTTAGCTACTGCAGCAGTTCTGACGCTTTCAGCTTCACCCTCTAACAAACCAACCATTAGTTCTTCTGGTGCAGTGCCACTTCTTGTTCAGATACTCATTTCTGGAAGTATCCAAGGAAAGGTTGATGCAGTCACTGCTTTGTATAATCTCTCCACTTGTAAGGAGAGTCTGAATCTTACTCTTCCTGTGGAAGCAGTCAAACCTCTTCTGATCCTGTTAAAAGATTCCAAGAAGTACTCCAAGTTTGCTGAAAAAGCTGCTGCCCTCCTTGAAATCATCTCGAAACCTGAAGAAGGACGGACCTCGATTTCAGAATTTGATGAAGGGATTCTGACACTGGTAGAGACCATTGAAGAGGGTTCTCTGCTTAGCACAGAATATGCGGTTGGAGTGTTGCTTTCCTTGTGCAGGAGTTGTCGAGTGAGATACAGGGAGCTTATCCTAAAAGAAGGGCCTATTCCAGGGCTTCTATTGTTAACTGTGGAGGGCACAAATAAAGCCCAGGTAAGAGCTCGCGAACTTCTGGATATGCTTAGGGATGACTCCCGGCCAAAGAGAGTAGTGTCAAAAGACCTGGAGACTATTGTTTATGACATTGCTACTCGGGTAGATGGCCCTGTCAAAGCTGCAGAGACGGCAAAAAGGCTACTGCAAGATATGGTCAAACGAAACATGGAGTCAAGTATTACCAGGCTTCAGCATAGAGCGGCATCTTGCACCCCCAAAGCACCGCTGATCTGAGAGCTCTTTCCCCTTCAGCTGGTTCGCAGATTTCTCATTAGAAGAGTAGGCTTGGGTCTTTGAAGTAGGTAATGGGTTGTAACACAACCATCTGATAGAATTTGTACGTTGCCATGCCATAGTAAACGTCTTCAGTTTTGGTGTATATACATgttattttgaaatatttagaTGTGTTTATCACTGCTGATGCCCAAATTAGCCATCTGTTTTGCTAAAATCTCATATGATATGTGATTTGAAGTTGTTTATATGCCTACATAAAATCTCCTGTATAATTCAAGTCTCGTTTTGGTCTTAAGAAttgtcttaatccaattaaaggaGATCTGTTTGTTTTTCCGGAACAAAGTGGCAACACCAATATCGCCCGGTTAATTAAAGTGCCATTGATTAACTAACATGTATTGGTAAAGGTATTATTCAAACTTTTAAaggtattattctttcatattCATGCAACTTATTCTTTCTTATTCATATTCTAATGGCTTATTATTGTTCCATTTAGTATATGTGtgcctctctctttcttgttGTTCCCATCACATGGATCTCTTTCCTATGTCCATGCTGTAAAACTGCGTGAGTGATAACATGCATATAAGTTTAGTAAGCTTTAAATTTGGAATGAATTTATCAGCGTTCAGTATTTAACATTCTTACCACTGGTATGATGTCTTTTTAATGGAGTTGATGATGTTAATACTGTGAATCTACGACCAACAAAAAGGAAAAATCCGAGTCACCTGACCATTTGCGTAgaactcttcttttcttttagagTTTAAACCTTAAAAATGTAATTTTTAAGGGCTTTTTTGTAATCCCAAATTTCGGATATTGTGTTGCATGCAAACAAGCGAGATTTGTACCAGTAACTTATCATCCAAAAGTCCAATCTCGATGAAACAAACATGATCAAATTCATGCCCCACACATGCAGGTAGTTGGTTAGCAGGCGTAAGGATGGCCAAGTAGAGAAAGAAGGAATGAGCATGATGGTCGAACATGCAATCAATATCTCATGATCTCCTTATGTGGATGGATGATACCGAGACCGAAAGTTCCCTCGACGGTATAGACATAGAAATTACATCACTTTATAAGAACAATGTCTACGCATGCAATGGGATAAATGCAAGCAACCAACTACCAGGAATAAAGAGCCAATCCTCTGCTTGTCATGATCCAATGCGTGGCATGCATGAAAGGTACAGGAACCATCCCCCATGTAGTAATTTATATAGCTTTAGAAAAACCAAACTTCAGCATGTAATTGAAACCTTGTCATGATAATTTCATCGTGGAAAAGAAAAGAGACCCCACCATTGCTTTATAAAGCAGTCGAAGTTTCAGGCACCTATACATTATTAGAGctctttatctaaataattttaaaaaaaaattatttataaaaataatataatttttaacttatttatcaaactaatacaAATCCTataaaacaccattcaaaatgatgttttatagTATCCAGGTCACCActctttttctatctttttttctacgtggatgatgaaaaaaaaaaaaattcaaaaacgttattaattctccaaaaaaaaagagaaaaaatgaaaaaaaataaaaaaataaaaattataattttgattcaaataaaaattttcaaattatctttttaaaaaaatatttgaaaaaaaaattgatataaaaaaataaaaaataccataaaaaagggaaaagaattgaaaaaaataaaaattgtaattctaaattttaagaaaataataattttaattttaattcaaataaaaatcatcatttcaaattactttccctatttcaaattaattttttaaaaaaatatctcaacaaaaaatattttaaaaaattaaaataatataaaataccataaaaaataaaaaaaaataaaaattataattttgaatttaaaaaataaaaattttaattttaattcaaaaaaaagcatcatttcaaattactttttccattttaaattaatttttttaaaaaaatatcccaaaaaatatcttaaaaaattaaaaaaataaaaaataccataaaaaagaaaacatgagaaaaaatgggaaaaaaattataattttgaatttaaaaaattaaaaattttaatttttattcaaataaaaaatatctttcaaattactttcccatttcaaattaatttttttaaaaaatatttaaaaaatatgttaaaaaattaaaataatataaaatatcataaaaataaaaaaaataaaaattataattttgaatttaaaaaaataaaaattttaattttaattcaaataaaaatggtatttgaaatggtatttgaaatagtatttttgaaaacgccatttcaaatgatgtttAACGTCAAAAAtgttatttgaaatgatatttttaaatttttttccgtcgtccatgtgaaaaaaaaataaaaaaaaaaatgatgacgtGTACActataaaacgtcattttgaatgatattttataaaatttatattaatttaataaataaattaaaaaataatttttttaaaattatttataaataaaaaactcTATATTATTACGACATCAAATCTTACTCGATATCAGTGTCACTGACACGATGATGAGCACTACGGAGAGAGACCCTTTCATTTGAGCACTACGGAGAGAGACCCTTTCATTCGTCGCATGTCAGTAAAATCTCCGCACTCCGACAAAATGCTTTGCGTCAGAAGCTTGTGAGCCAGAATAAAGCAGTGGCAAATCAAAATGAATGCTTGGGCCACATCTCTTGGGTGCAGCTCGAGTCGGATTGtccaagaaaaaaaagataattttccaTCCGCTTGCCTCCAAGGGCAGGGTGGAAGGCTCTACGCAAGGATCCCACAcgctagagatttttttttttttttgggtcaggGTGCTAGAACTCGCCATTTTGATTGACCACATCAGGCCCTAGCATAAGAAGATGAAGACAGATGTGGAGAATAAAATTAGAACAAAATATTTGGAGGGCATAAACATTTGCAGAAAACCAAAATTAATAATTATCTTCGGAACTTTTTCATTAAGAAGGTTCTTAGTTTTTGAAGTGTTAGAAGTGAAGTAGGCAAGCCAACACAACAACTGATAGGTTCAAGCACAACCTATGTTTATCAGTGTTCTGAttgcctctctcttttttttttttttttttcctccatcaTACCAATCTGAAAAAGATACAGCGCAACAAAAGGCAGACATGACAGCAAAGAAACAGAACGGGAGCATGCAAGCAGACGTGGAGTTCACTATAGATCTAGTGCTGAAGCCCACACGTTAGATTAGCAGGTCATGTCTTTGCCCCAATAGTCATATTTTAgacaataaaaaattcaaattggAAGAAAAGATCTCCCGCTCGGGGGCCTGACATTAAGATATTATGCTAAGCTGGCTTTACTTGCTCCATACACCCGGCACACAAGTGTCATATGTGTGTCTTTAGCTTCAAGACTACAGTTTCAGTTGCACTTCACCGGCAAACCTATAAACGCTCCCTCGAGAGTGTAGGAAAGGCACAAATATGCTTTTAAAATTTAATCAGCTCAGAGGAAAGGGAAAAAGAATGAATCcagtttagtgatgaaaaattccaACAAGAATGGTCTCCAGTTAGAAAAGAGCTTTATACTCAAATATATCATAGCGCAGCTAAACAAGTATGGTCGGATTTCTACATTCTTCCATGAAGTACCAAGAAATCTCAAACCACTGGTGGATCTTTCTCTGAGAAAATTTCTTATAGGGCATACAAACAAGGATGGTTGGATTTCTACATTCTTCCATAAATTACCAAGAAATCTCAAACCACTGGTGGATCTTTCTCTGAGAAAATTTCTTAGGGCATACAAATAATTGGTACAACAGTTATCTAAGGGGCTGCCAAGTAAGCTCAGTTCAGTCCCGCCTCCTTCCAATACTTGGCGGGCTTCCACCAGTCCtggttcttaaaattaaaaagaaaggcCCAACAGAAATTGTGCTTCAAGTTGGGACAAGGAgcaaaaattgaaattgaaaacAGTGAGGTGTACCAATGCaaaattaaatagatcaaaaagaaTACCAGCCGGATCACAAGCCAAGCCCGCAGGCCTGGTTTACCTCTCATTTTCCTCGAGTCTTCCATTTCTTAACAGGAAAGAGAGTGAGCTTGCTACTCGGAATGTAAGTTCTAGCTTCAGTAGGCTGTAGTCTGGAGATAGCAACTTGCTGCTCATCATTTACCTTGTCCTCGGCAAATGGTTTCACCTCACATGTTCCTCGAGAAAATCCTCTAGCTACCTGCAGTCAATACCACTTTTAAGCAAATAAGCCATGATGAACcattatcaaaataaaatcataGGGTAAACTCGTGCATCAGTATCACAACAATACAAACATTAAAATATTCAAAGATTTCTAGGAGAAAATTAGCCTTTCCAGTTAAATATGGAATAATCCTTCTTTTCAATCTTTCTTGATATATATGATTGGTCTGTCTTATTCTGAAGTGTAGCAATT
The DNA window shown above is from Elaeis guineensis isolate ETL-2024a chromosome 8, EG11, whole genome shotgun sequence and carries:
- the LOC105050637 gene encoding U-box domain-containing protein 45, with product MCQNPNRSSNSNPNPSGEEQARIGKKQAQVQELARRLADGDAAARVQAARDIRKLARASAKARSAFAVPAVVQPLVSMLPAPDPESREAALLALLNLAVRNERNKDKIVKSGAVPHLIELLRSEISSLRELATAAVLTLSASPSNKPTISSSGAVPLLVQILISGSIQGKVDAVTALYNLSTCKESLNLTLPVEAVKPLLILLKDSKKYSKFAEKAAALLEIISKPEEGRTSISEFDEGILTLVETIEEGSLLSTEYAVGVLLSLCRSCRVRYRELILKEGPIPGLLLLTVEGTNKAQVRARELLDMLRDDSRPKRVVSKDLETIVYDIATRVDGPVKAAETAKRLLQDMVKRNMESSITRLQHRAASCTPKAPLI